One stretch of Rhipicephalus sanguineus isolate Rsan-2018 chromosome 10, BIME_Rsan_1.4, whole genome shotgun sequence DNA includes these proteins:
- the LOC119407258 gene encoding uncharacterized protein LOC119407258 isoform X1, whose product MCDQRTRAASRLHSSKSPQAETGSPKSSLERREQTSLPVVLVLFAASTFTDVSKMVCSYSLRYHNHGSYPMNQSLMVAVTEVLKCVLVTVVHRVTSGSLHMRPSYKFLLPSVVYMLTNNIFFFALHYVTPAVWLVFAQCRIFLTLLVYKYPFGRHVTRAQWTAGALIAAAVVGSQADVLASHARSSSVATAMALALLCGTLSTMAAVYTEYYFKNDSRSIWEQQSQIYFGTAVISSIAPLFSAKALINADQLTGRVLHFLVATIVLSAAYGLCVALVVTRLDNVVKYHMSATSSVLNTFASAALFPDQFRITPAYAISLFVLMVAIYLYEKKSFALPDFLVRWCDDSAKCEGQMLVSVTTDEPDEGAVDADDEKEPLL is encoded by the exons ATGTGCGACCAGCGAACGCGAGCTGCCTCGCGCCTTCACAGTAGCAAG TCGCCGCAGGCGGAGACCGGCTCGCCGAAGTCGTCTCTGGAGCGCCGCGAGCAGACGTCACTGCCCGTCGTGCTGGTGCTGTTCGCGGCTTCGACGTTCACCGACGTCAGCAAGATGGTGTGCAGCTACTCGCTGCGCTACCATAACCACG GTTCGTACCCGATGAACCAGTCGCTGATGGTTGCGGTGACCGAGGTCCTCAAATGCGTTCTCGTGACCGTCGTGCACAGGGTCACGAGCGGGTCCCTGCACATGCGCCCTTCGTACAAGTTCCTGCTGCCCTCGGTCGTCTACATGCTCACGAACAACATATTCTTCTTCGCGCTCCACTACGTCACGCCCGCCGTCTGGCTCGTGTTCGCCCAGTGCAGGATCTTCCTCACGCTGTTGGTCTACAA GTACCCGTTCGGAAGACACGTGACCCGAGCGCAGTGGACCGCCGGTGCCCTCATCGCGGCTGCCGTGGTGGGCAGCCAGGCAGACGTCCTGGCCAGTCATGCACGCTCCTCGTCAGTGGCAACGGCCATGGCGCTGGCTCTGCTCTGCGGAACCCTCTCCACTATGGCGGCTGTTTACACAGAG TACTACTTTAAGAACGACAGCCGCTCCATCTGGGAGCAGCAGTCCCAGATATACTTCGGCACGGCCGTCATCTCCAGCATTGCCCCGCTGTTCTCCGCGAAGGCACTCATCAACGCAG ACCAGCTGACCGGCCGCGTGCTGCATTTCCTGGTCGCCACCATAGTGCTCAGCGCTGCCTACGGTCTCTGCGTGGCACTCGTCGTGACGCGGCTAGACAACGTGGTCAAGTACCACATGTCGGCCACTTCGAGCGTGCTCAACACGTTCGCCTCGGCCGCCCTGTTCCCGGACCAGTTTCGCATCACGCCGGCTTACGCCATCTCGCTGTTCGTGCTCATGGTGGCCATCTACCTTTACGAGAAGAAGAGCTTCGCGTTGCCAGACTTCTTGGTCCGCTGGTGTGACGACAGCGCGAAGTGTGAAGGCCAGATGCTAGTGTCGGTGACGACAGACGAGCCTGACGAAGGGGCCGTTGACGCTGACGATGAGAAGGAGCCGCTCCTTTAG
- the LOC119407258 gene encoding uncharacterized protein LOC119407258 isoform X2, with product MQQGIHARESPQAETGSPKSSLERREQTSLPVVLVLFAASTFTDVSKMVCSYSLRYHNHGSYPMNQSLMVAVTEVLKCVLVTVVHRVTSGSLHMRPSYKFLLPSVVYMLTNNIFFFALHYVTPAVWLVFAQCRIFLTLLVYKYPFGRHVTRAQWTAGALIAAAVVGSQADVLASHARSSSVATAMALALLCGTLSTMAAVYTEYYFKNDSRSIWEQQSQIYFGTAVISSIAPLFSAKALINADQLTGRVLHFLVATIVLSAAYGLCVALVVTRLDNVVKYHMSATSSVLNTFASAALFPDQFRITPAYAISLFVLMVAIYLYEKKSFALPDFLVRWCDDSAKCEGQMLVSVTTDEPDEGAVDADDEKEPLL from the exons ATGCAACAAGGAATCCACGCCAGAGAG TCGCCGCAGGCGGAGACCGGCTCGCCGAAGTCGTCTCTGGAGCGCCGCGAGCAGACGTCACTGCCCGTCGTGCTGGTGCTGTTCGCGGCTTCGACGTTCACCGACGTCAGCAAGATGGTGTGCAGCTACTCGCTGCGCTACCATAACCACG GTTCGTACCCGATGAACCAGTCGCTGATGGTTGCGGTGACCGAGGTCCTCAAATGCGTTCTCGTGACCGTCGTGCACAGGGTCACGAGCGGGTCCCTGCACATGCGCCCTTCGTACAAGTTCCTGCTGCCCTCGGTCGTCTACATGCTCACGAACAACATATTCTTCTTCGCGCTCCACTACGTCACGCCCGCCGTCTGGCTCGTGTTCGCCCAGTGCAGGATCTTCCTCACGCTGTTGGTCTACAA GTACCCGTTCGGAAGACACGTGACCCGAGCGCAGTGGACCGCCGGTGCCCTCATCGCGGCTGCCGTGGTGGGCAGCCAGGCAGACGTCCTGGCCAGTCATGCACGCTCCTCGTCAGTGGCAACGGCCATGGCGCTGGCTCTGCTCTGCGGAACCCTCTCCACTATGGCGGCTGTTTACACAGAG TACTACTTTAAGAACGACAGCCGCTCCATCTGGGAGCAGCAGTCCCAGATATACTTCGGCACGGCCGTCATCTCCAGCATTGCCCCGCTGTTCTCCGCGAAGGCACTCATCAACGCAG ACCAGCTGACCGGCCGCGTGCTGCATTTCCTGGTCGCCACCATAGTGCTCAGCGCTGCCTACGGTCTCTGCGTGGCACTCGTCGTGACGCGGCTAGACAACGTGGTCAAGTACCACATGTCGGCCACTTCGAGCGTGCTCAACACGTTCGCCTCGGCCGCCCTGTTCCCGGACCAGTTTCGCATCACGCCGGCTTACGCCATCTCGCTGTTCGTGCTCATGGTGGCCATCTACCTTTACGAGAAGAAGAGCTTCGCGTTGCCAGACTTCTTGGTCCGCTGGTGTGACGACAGCGCGAAGTGTGAAGGCCAGATGCTAGTGTCGGTGACGACAGACGAGCCTGACGAAGGGGCCGTTGACGCTGACGATGAGAAGGAGCCGCTCCTTTAG